The DNA sequence GTATTCCGTAGCAGGATGCTTGCCAGCTGCGATAGCGCGAGCTGTCCGCCACTACGTCGGTAGGTAACgcgaaccaaaaacaaaaccgaATTGAATCGATAATTGTGTCACGTTATCGGGATGAATTTTTGAGGCAGCTTGTGCTTTGGATGCATTTAGTTAACTTGTTAAATTAGCAAAGGATTGATGTTCCTCTGAAATCTTAGGAAGAGAGATTATGCATTTTCTTTACAGATGAAAACCATTCCATGACATCTTAACCCTATGACGGCAAACGTATCACATGTGATAGTTGACCTCTTGAGGCCTCTACATCATCGgtgggatgttttgttttgttttttcttgaaaagccAGACGTGTACTACAGTGAACtcccgtttatcgcgggggataCGTTCGGCACTGGGCGGATAACAAAACATTAGGCTGGTTGTTTAATGTCAGACATGATGTGTGGGCAGGCACTATAGGgacccaactatttgttttattttataaaagatCAATATCCCATAATAGCACCACAAAATTAGTTTGGATGGGTGGATTTCCGTTACATGTTCTGCGTGTGATGTATGTGATGTGGCATTGTTTGACTTTCTGATGTCATCCTGAATGTGTTGAAATGCTGCGTCTTTTATACTGCTGTGCCAAGACGCTTTATTCTACGCGAGCTATGTTCCTCACTGACAGAATGACTAAAAATATCTCAGCGGAGCATAAAACAAATCACTTTGCTCTCCAACTGCAATTTTTAGTCCAGCACGCCAGTTATTTAGCACTAACTCCCACACTGCCAGGCTCCAGCGCGATCCAGGAGGAAATGTTTCTCCTGTCCTGTATCGGTTGTCCGTGTCTCTCATCTTTACCTTTCTTCAACGCTTCCCAGGTGAACTCGTGGAGCGGTTCCATTGAGATCGGCGTGACGACGCTGGACCCCGCGCTGTTGGACTTCCCAAGCAGCGCCACGGGCCTGAAGGGTGGCTCCTGGATCGTGTCGGGCTGCTCCGTGCTCCGGGACGGCCGCTCGGTGCTGGAGGAGTACGGGCGCGACCTGGATCAGCTGGCCGAAGGCGACCGCGTGGGTATCCAGCGCAGCTCCCGCGGTGAGCTCCACCTATGGGTCAACGGCCAGGACTGCGGCGCCGCCGCCAGCGGCTTGCCCCCCAAGCTGTGGGCCGTGGTGGACCTGTACGGCAAGTGCACGCAGGTGACGGTGGTGAGCTGCGAGCCGCCGCTTCCCTCGGCCGAGCGAGAGACTGTAGTTCGGgtcgaggaggaggacgaggaggaagatGCGGTGGTCTGCGGGGTGCGAGAGGATGCGGGCATCACGGCACTGATGAATGTGGCAGCGATGAATGGAGTCATGATAGGAGACGAAGGTAGGGAACGCCTCATGTCACGCTGTGTTCCAAATGATTATGCATGTAGGATTCAGGCATccaatgccattgacatttttATCCCTAAAAAGTACGCTTAACGATATTGTAAACTGCCCTAAGCGCAGCTTGAGCATTAACACGGCGTTCAAATATAGGAAACAACTGTACTTATATAATTATTCAATTCAATTGTATTGcatgttaaataaatattgtaccGAAATGAAGTTTTGAAAACGGAAAGTCCTTAAAAatttaatgcaaatgtgttgaatCAAAGTTAAATAGAACTGAACTGTACTAGCACTAGTGGGAGCCTGCAGACCACATTGAGCGTCACTGGTTGAAACCATAAAGGTGCCACAATCAGTGAgcccaaaacagtttaatatcatttcactTATCATCTTTCTGTATTCCATGCGGCGAAGACTGTGGTGACTTCTTCACATTCCTCCCCGATtgtacaaagcttgtctctcaggcGAGATGTGTCACTTCAACACCTTGGCAACGATGTACTACTTTCCTCTTAGATGGGAAtttgtcgccatcttgtggcatcttagggttTTTCAGAGTCAGCACAAAAAGTGTGACGAGTGAACCACGAATAGGCGATATTAGCGTATCAttccctgacctcaaccctattgagcaCCTGCGACACATCCTGCAAGGCAGGTTGGACAGCATTAAAACTCTACTCCATTCACTGTAAATCACTTTGATTCTttaggaaaataacaaaaaaaattatgtacaaTGTATTTGATATAACATTATTAAGttgctatttttttcctcaactcTGTGTCAGTGCCTGAGCTTAGTTGCGGTCACAGCAGACCAGACAAGTTCCCCAACAACCTGGAGCCAGACGCAGGTACGAAAACTCGCCATTAAGGCGAGGGCTGCTTTGTAACACGGACCGTTTCGTGTTCTTCCTGTCTCTTGCCAGTTCTGACAGAGCACCAGCTCTTTGACGTGTTCAACAACGCGATAGTCTCTTTTTACCAAGCCGAGGATGAGGGCGGAGGggaagaaggcggcggcggcggcacagGAGGAAGCGGAGCCACGGGAAGTGACTCCTCCTCGTCAAGAAACGACACGAGGAGCGGCAGCAGAGGTGGGGCGCCGAGCAACGACAGTGGGATGGGAGCGGGGGACGCCGGGAACACTGGGAACACGAGCAGCGCCCCcgccggaggaggaggagcgtcGGGGGCGGCGACAGGCGGCTTGACCACCAATGACGCGCTGCTCTTCCACGAGAAGTGCGGCACCTTGATCAAACTGAGCAATAACAACAAGACGGCGGAGAGGAGGCGACCGCTGGACGAGTTCAACAACGGCGTGGTCATGACCAACCGGCCGCTGCGACACAACGAGATGTTCGAGGTGAAAACGATGATCGTACGCAGTGAGTTGTTTCCAAATGACGCAGCACCGTTGACACTTGAgctcaggggtgggcaaagtacggCGCGCTCCTTTCTTTAACCCGCAACACGGAGCATGCACACGATCAAGAGGTCTGGCATCTTCGTTGTGCTCATTTAGCAGTTTTTCTGACTAAAATTGGTTCCTTAAAAATACTAATTTTTTGGTTCATTTATCTCATGAAATAGTTGGTTAAGTTATCCATGTAAACCGTCATCCCCCTGATttcaaccctattgagaacctTTGGCGCATCCTTGAAGGGAATATCTATGAGGCTGGATGGCAGTATACCTCCAGCCAGCATCTCTGGGAAACAATTCTTCCATCCTCAAAAGAGTTCCAGGCAGAAACTATCACAGGCTTAGAATTTTAGCGAATGAGACAGTTGCTCAGGTGATATCGAAGAGGTCATCAacgtcaattaaaaaaaaatgcgttTTCAGATCCGCATTGATAAGCTGGTGGACAAGTGGTCGGGTTCAATTGAGATTGGCGTGACCACACACATCCCAAACAATCTGGACTATCCTGCAACCATGACCAATCTGCGTTCAGGTAACGGGCATGAAACCACACCAAACAAGTGTCACTAACCAAGTAACTAATGTTACCTGCTTTACGGTAGGTACAATCATGATGAGCGGCTGTGGTATACTGACCAACGGGAAAGGCACCAGACGGGAATACTGCGAGTTTAGCCTGGATGAACTACAGGTTTGGTAGCATACACACGCAAACGCACACTGGTATTTATATGGCGCAGGAGTTGGCTTTAAACTAAAGTTGGTTGATTAAGATGTGTGTTCAATCTGCGGGCTCTCTAGTGTCCCACTCATTTGTAtataagccattaaaaagtcaattatcCATAATCGTTCCCGTTATAAATACAAAGATTAAGGTGTCCTTGTTGTTTCTCGTCATGGTTCTCAGGAAGGAGATCACATCGGGCTGATGCGCAAAGCCAGCGGTGCGCTTCATTTCTACATCAATGGCATCGACCAGGGTGAGACACGATGGACACCCTCACAGTTGCAAAACAAACGCGCCCGGCCCGAGTCTGGCTCAGCTGTCCGACTCTACCGAACCCTTACACGCTGTTCGTCTTTCATGCACGCATAGTTTGTTCCTGGGCAATCCTCATAATAATTGGCCATATGAAATTATGAACAACggatcatttcaaaatgtattaatagcctGTCTGATGTTAATGGATGATTTATCCTTAATCAGTATCagacaaaaagtacatttatttgttaagatcacttttttttttatacaaaaatatCGTCTAtcattagattttgttttttcgtATTTAGTCCGTGTGATCATTCTTGTTCCAATTTGACCTAAACTGTATGTTAGGGTTAATATTGTCACATCCTCTTAAGGTGTTGCGGCAGCGCAGACCCCCGGCGTGGTGTACGGCGTGGTCGACCTCTACGGCATGGCCGTCAAGGTCACCATTGTTCACAATCACAACCACAGCGAGCGCCTCCGCCGCAACAACGCTATCATGAGGGCGATGTCGCCCGACGTCGGGCGGCCCCGGCCCACCCTCACTCCGGACTCCGACGCGCCGGAGCGGCTCCTCTTCCACGCCAACTGTGGCCAGAAAGCCGCCATCATCAGCGACGGCAGGACGGCGCTGAGGCCACAGTAAGCTATCTGGATCTGCTTTTCGCTTTTTACGCCAAAACATCACACGAGTGATTAACGACCCCCACCTTCCAGTGCCACGGACGACTTCAATCACGGCGTGGTCCTCAGCAGCAGGCCGCTGCGCTCCAACGAAGTGTTCCAGGTTCGTATTGACAAGATGGTGGACAAGTGGGCGGGCTCCATCGAAATCGGTGTGACGACGCACAACCCCGCCTACCTGCAGCTGCCCTCCACCATGACGAACCTGCGCTCAGGTAAACCTAAATgtcaattaactcattcactgccagccttctcaattaacatggatatttgacttctaaagccgtcaatggcagtgaatgtgggttttgttttccaatcttttgtgtgtattttatttttttaatctccagGGACATGGATGATGACAGGGAATGGTGTGATGCACAATGGGACAACAATTCTAGACGAATACGGACACAACCTAGACCGCCTCAAAGTGTGTACAACCTTTTTTGTACATTCAATACATTGCCAACTTTGGTTTAGTGTTTAGCTTTTTCAGTCTTGGAAATTAAGAGAGAGGTTTTTGTGGGTTAGGTTGAGGGTTATGGGAAATGATTGCTAACAAAGTGTACGAACCGTTCCtgcgttatatatatatattttcccttCTAATGGCTTCGTTATTGGCTCACACAGGCGGGTGACACCGTCGGCGTCGTGCGCAAAGAAGACAGCAGCCTCCACTTCTTTGTGAACGGTGTCGCTCAGGGCCCAGCGGCCTGGAACGTGCCCCCCAACGTCTACGCCGTGGTGGACCTCTACGGCCAGGCAGCTCAGGCTACCATCATGGACGACATGGGTGAGAGCAGGAGGCCCACGACGCAACGGCAAAATATTCTTCTTCCCGAAAAAAACGCTTGAGTAAAGCGTTGTTGTTTCTGTTCCTCCGCCACTCAGTGGACCTTCCCCCTCTCCCCGAGGACAGCTCCGAGGGACCCACAGCCATGTCCCCTGGGAGCCCCTGCTCAGTACTGGGGGCCAGCACCGCCACCGACCTGCGTTTCCACCACCTGCACGGCACCAACGCCGTCATCACCAACGGGGGGCGCACCGCTCTGCGCCAGAACTGCCGCAGCGAGTTCAACGACGCCATTGTAATTTCCAACAGGTGAGAGATGTGCCTGGCCGGTGAAAACgtgaacatgttttgttttgtcgaTGTGTCGAGGCACATTTCTCGGCTCGTTGTAGGTGCCTTCGAGATGGAGAGCTCTTTGAAATCATCATTCAGAAGATGGTGGACCGCTGGTCAGGTTCAATAGAAGCAGGTCAGCACTATACATAAATTTTGGAAATAGTTTCTTGCGATAATTGTGATATGATCTCTGTCGTTGCTACTGATCTCTCACtgcgtgtgtgtccgtgtgaaGGGGTGACAGCCATCAGGCCAGAAGAGCTTGAATTCCCCAACACGATGACTGACATCGACTATGACACGTGGATGCTCAGGTAGACAAGTGTAGTTCAAGCCATGCGCTTTCGTCCTATAACCCGACTCCCCTTTCCTTTCCGTCAGCGGGACGGCGATCATGCAGGACGGTAACACGATGCGCAACAACTACGGCTGCGACCTGGACTCGTTGACGTCGGGCTCCCGCATCGGCATGATGCGCTCGGCCATCGGTGACCTTCATTATTACATCAACGGCGTGGACCAGGGTGTGGCGTGCTCCGGTCTGCCACCGGGTGAGAGAAGGGGGAAATTTACCTGGTAAAGGCTTTTTCAAGCCTTTACCAGGTAAAACTCATTTTCCCCGGGGGAAACATCAGAGGTGAACTGAATTTGACCTTTGAAGTCCAAGCCTTTCTCAGACAAAtatcccaattttttttgtgagcagtGTTAAGAGCCTTACCTCCAAAAGTCTTAAAACAAAACTCACCAacctgtctgtttttttttttgtttttttttcccccagaggtGTTTGCAGTGATTGACCTGTACGGTCAGTGTGTTCAGGTGTCCATCACCAGCTCCTCGGGCCCACTAGACAACAGCTTGTGCACCAGCAACATCACTGAGAAGAGCTTCCCAATCCACTCTCCAGGTGAGAAAGATACAGGATCTCGGAGCCAAATGATTTGAACTATTTtgccgtatgtgtgtgtgtgtgtgtgtgtgtgtgtttgctcagTAGCAGGAGTTGCCCACCGGCTCCATGGTAAACATGGTAAGAATGTGGTGCTGCTGGGCGAGGGGTGCCAGGCCGTCCGAGCGGGGGGTTATGCTCACGGCATCGTTTTCAGCGCTAAGGAACTCAAAGTGGATGAGCTGTTCGAGGTACCCAAATAAAACCCGGAAGTACCCCGGTGCCTCTTGTTTACGAACATTCCGAAAAGGCTTCCCTCGCTTGATATTTTTTGTGCGCGTGGGCCCGCAGGTGAGGATCGACGAGGTGGACGAGCAGTGGTGCGGTTCGCTGCACGTCGGCCTGACCACGTTGGCGCCGGCCGAGCTCCCGTCGTGCCCGCTCTCCGGCTTCTCCCCCTCCCTCCCGCAGCTTCGCGCCAAGGTCACCTGGCTGCTCTGCGGCTCGGAGGTCCGTCGTAATGGCGTGCTGCAGCGCCAGAACTACGGCCGCTCGCTGGAGCGGCTGACGGTGAGCCAAGACTCGCCGCCGCCCTCAAATGAAATGTCCTACCGACTGCTCATCATGATGGTAGCCACACTGCTgatttgtgtttaatttttttaattagtccTCCAAATCTTCAAtaatcagtgaaaaaaaataaaagtacttaGTAagtggtgagtaacttctgatgtattttttttttaatcatgaggTGTTGCACATCAGAGTGCGAGTCGCAGGCCGTTGTttcctttgtttgtttctttgtcctGACTTTGTGCGAGGTCCTTTGTGCGTAGCCGTTTTAATAGCTGCTCACTTAATTATGATGCAGTTGCCTGACAGAAAATGTCCTTCATGCACCTTTATCAAAACTGACCCATTTGCCCTCTGCATCATACGCATATTTTTGTAAGTCTGATGAGTTTCGCAAGTCATTGGAATCTTGCCCGCCTTCCATCAGCAGAAGGATCGTTCTTTCTCCCACTTAAGCATAAAAAACGGTGACTCTCTTCACAATTAAGTGAAATCCGTTTAACTTAAATCCTTTAAGCATCATGAAGTGGAAGATATTGCATTTGTAGTGGACGTGCATTGATGTATTTGTGTCTTAGGTTGGGAACCGTGTGGGCGTGAAGCGGTGCAGCGATGACACCATGCACATTTTCATTGACGGCGAGGACATGGGACCTGCGGCCACCGCAGTAGCCAAGGTACACTTGAACACATGCGAGCTTGCGCGCGTAACTGTGTTACGCATGCACTGCAGTGGacgcgtctttttttttttaaaagaaggtGTATGCAGTCTTGGACCTGTACGGGCGGATCACGGCGGTATCCATCGTCAGTTCCACTCTGATGGAGGACGTCGAAGGCGTCAAGGCGCCGTCGCTCTCCTCGGGAAGCTGCAGTGAAGGAGAGGATGACAGCACGCCGGTCAGAGAAGTACGCGACGTGACGTTGCCTTTCCAAGAGCAGTGAGCCCTCGCTTGGAATAGCAAACATTTGCGAATACGGGGGCACCTTGAGTTAGTTGTGTTGGAAGATCTCCATTTTGCCaaccgttttagagcattttgactgatctttagTCATCTTATCATCGTCATCGCCGCTTCGCAACCTGTGAAAATACCATTTACAGTGTAATGTCCTCTAAGTTATTTTATTGGGTGTTGAtaggagtgcgaatggtcgtttgagCCTGTTCTGCCAACAATATCCACATTCAACATTCAATAAGAATCAATGCCAAGGCGCCTGCGGATTAGTTCCATTGATTTGTGACAGGCTGCGGGTGAGCCGTGCGCAACGGTGCCCACCGCCATGGCTTTCCTGGAAAACCACGGGAAGAACATCCAGCTGTCCAACCAAAAGCTGACGGCAGCCAGAGTGTCGAGCTACAACCAGGGCCTGCTGGTCACCGCTCGGCCGCTGACCCAGCAGCAGCTCTTCCAGGTATCGCGCGACAGGCCACATTCCGCCTCGTATGACCGTCCCGATGTTTCCGTTGATCAATCGCCTCTCTTTGTCGTCCAGTTTCAGATCGACCGCCTCAATCCGTCGTGGACGTCGTCGCTGTCGCTGGGGGTGATCGGTCACTCCCCGGACCGGCTCAACTTCCCCTCCACGGCGTGCTGCTTGAAACGCTCCGCCTGGCTGCTGCAGAGAGACTCCATCTTCCACAACTCGCTCAAAGTAGGCGCACAAAAGCGCTCCCGACGGCAGCTGAACTTCCCGCTGAAATTTCCTTCAAACCAAACCTTGCGTACTTTTTCCAACCCTTTGCAACGCTCGCGACTGTTAACTCCTGTCTCCCTCCTCAGATATGCGAGAACTACGGTCCTAACTTGGACACGTGCCCTGAGGGGACAGTGTTGGGTCTGCTGGTGGACGCCAACGGGTGTCTCCATCTTTATGTCAACGGCATGGACCAGGGGGTGGCAGCGCAGGACATTCCCGCCCCCTGCTACCCCTTCATCGACCTGTATGGCCAGTGCGAACAGGTAGCCGTCATATGACGCTGCGGCAACTTACCAATTGTCAAGAATTAACGCCTTGACGGTTTGTGTCATGCTGTCAGGTTACCATAGTCACAAATAACGTGCCAACTGTGGGTGGAGAGGGTGGCGACGCCCGCTGTCAAGGCGACATGGAGAAGGCGGACATGGTTGACGGTACGATAACtggaaatgtttataattgcctttgTTCATAGTTGAAACTGGAAATAAACCACAAACTGCGATCCCAAGGGACTTTATTATCAAATTCAAGCTCAACTCTCtgtaacaacccaggctaaacttatcTTAGGTACTACTTTcttattagccagggctttggcaccatcttgtggcatcttacagaaaaaagtacaaaaatacatGAATGGGTGAAATTTTCAGTTCGGATTGGTTCCACAGAAAACAAATGGTCAATTTTACTGTGAATTGGCGAAGCTTCACCGTATACGATATAAGCCGCACCCAATTCAAttccaaaataacattttccacTTGTATTGTTCTGTTATGATTGTCCGAACTTTGGGCGCGTTCCCTTTGGCCCGGCGCAGGCATCAAGGAGAGCGTGTGCTGGACACCCCCTCCCGACGTCAGCCCCAACAAGTCCTGCGAGTACCAGGCGCTGTGCTCCCGCTTCAAGGACCTGCTCACCCTACCAGGTGACTTTCCCCTCTTGCGCCTCGCATGttcacaggtggcaaaagtacgcACACTCTGTACTGAAGTAGAAGGGCAGAAGGTTGTGTCAAAGTATTGATGcaacttcaaaattaaaatgatagcatttttttatttcttagaACAGACGGAGAATCTTTGAACACTTGAAtctttttaggctggcacaaaaCGCAACGTACTCACAAATAATCGAAAAACATCCAACAATTCTCTGAAAGTGGAGAATATGGCAGACTATGCAACCCAGGGATGCAGACTATGCATCCCTGGGTTGCATTTTCCGAATCTGTTTTCATCACCGTTAATGTTTCCTGGTTCACGTTCCTGCATGTCGCTTTCTGTTTTGTCCGCCCTATAAGACCCCAACATTGCAATCAATCAAGATCCTCAACCACAATTGACTTTCCCTCTCtatttgcctttttatttttttttattttttctccccaTCGTGTCGTCATCTGCACAGCCTGAAGTATAAAGTAGATGTTATCTGTtaaagtaaaagttaaaaagttgtcagaaaaatacattttcaagtatagatacctgaaaaaaaatcaacttatGTACATTAACTTCCCACCAGCTCGTGTtttgatatttaaaataaaaattccccAAAAACTGTGATGACGATGattgtcattttgtgtgtggCCTCAAGACGGCTACTTCAGTGAGGATGCAAAGTACAACCTGTGCTACTGTGAGTCCTGCCGCAAGCTGCGGGGGGACGAGGCTTATTACAAGAGAGGCGAGCCCCCCCGGGACTACGCTCTGCCTTTCGGATGGTGCTGCTTCGCCCTCAGGTGAGAGGTCGTCACGTGACTTGACTCGCCGATTTTAGGATTTGGGACTTGGCTAAAACTTGGCCAAAAGACTCAacttgactttggctggaaTTCGACAAGTGCAATTCATCGCAAGTGCGATTCATCGGCCGATGTTAACCCtttcgggttag is a window from the Phycodurus eques isolate BA_2022a chromosome 23, UOR_Pequ_1.1, whole genome shotgun sequence genome containing:
- the neurl4 gene encoding neuralized-like protein 4 isoform X1 → MAAELHPRSGKLVGLSNSNRTARRNQPVQEFNHGLVLSKEPLRDRDVFTVRIDKKVNSWSGSIEIGVTTLDPALLDFPSSATGLKGGSWIVSGCSVLRDGRSVLEEYGRDLDQLAEGDRVGIQRSSRGELHLWVNGQDCGAAASGLPPKLWAVVDLYGKCTQVTVVSCEPPLPSAERETVVRVEEEDEEEDAVVCGVREDAGITALMNVAAMNGVMIGDEVPELSCGHSRPDKFPNNLEPDAVLTEHQLFDVFNNAIVSFYQAEDEGGGEEGGGGGTGGSGATGSDSSSSRNDTRSGSRGGAPSNDSGMGAGDAGNTGNTSSAPAGGGGASGAATGGLTTNDALLFHEKCGTLIKLSNNNKTAERRRPLDEFNNGVVMTNRPLRHNEMFEIRIDKLVDKWSGSIEIGVTTHIPNNLDYPATMTNLRSGTIMMSGCGILTNGKGTRREYCEFSLDELQEGDHIGLMRKASGALHFYINGIDQGVAAAQTPGVVYGVVDLYGMAVKVTIVHNHNHSERLRRNNAIMRAMSPDVGRPRPTLTPDSDAPERLLFHANCGQKAAIISDGRTALRPHATDDFNHGVVLSSRPLRSNEVFQVRIDKMVDKWAGSIEIGVTTHNPAYLQLPSTMTNLRSGTWMMTGNGVMHNGTTILDEYGHNLDRLKAGDTVGVVRKEDSSLHFFVNGVAQGPAAWNVPPNVYAVVDLYGQAAQATIMDDMVDLPPLPEDSSEGPTAMSPGSPCSVLGASTATDLRFHHLHGTNAVITNGGRTALRQNCRSEFNDAIVISNRCLRDGELFEIIIQKMVDRWSGSIEAGVTAIRPEELEFPNTMTDIDYDTWMLSGTAIMQDGNTMRNNYGCDLDSLTSGSRIGMMRSAIGDLHYYINGVDQGVACSGLPPEVFAVIDLYGQCVQVSITSSSGPLDNSLCTSNITEKSFPIHSPAGVAHRLHGKHGKNVVLLGEGCQAVRAGGYAHGIVFSAKELKVDELFEVRIDEVDEQWCGSLHVGLTTLAPAELPSCPLSGFSPSLPQLRAKVTWLLCGSEVRRNGVLQRQNYGRSLERLTVGNRVGVKRCSDDTMHIFIDGEDMGPAATAVAKKVYAVLDLYGRITAVSIVSSTLMEDVEGVKAPSLSSGSCSEGEDDSTPVREAAGEPCATVPTAMAFLENHGKNIQLSNQKLTAARVSSYNQGLLVTARPLTQQQLFQFQIDRLNPSWTSSLSLGVIGHSPDRLNFPSTACCLKRSAWLLQRDSIFHNSLKICENYGPNLDTCPEGTVLGLLVDANGCLHLYVNGMDQGVAAQDIPAPCYPFIDLYGQCEQVTIVTNNVPTVGGEGGDARCQGDMEKADMVDGIKESVCWTPPPDVSPNKSCEYQALCSRFKDLLTLPDGYFSEDAKYNLCYCESCRKLRGDEAYYKRGEPPRDYALPFGWCCFALRIKPHCEVSNALKKWHIAYHGTSVGALRRALDHSQLLPGTSSIFSVAPVKAEGPDSYSDPEENSAPGREVPRVRLSPTMRYSGLETFAPKVQFRDPRSHRCHQAQVGFQVCVRPGSYKAGPQQTLGHGEPLDPRFSNSEIEWITKEQGGTLLYGLLVRVE
- the neurl4 gene encoding neuralized-like protein 4 isoform X3, whose product is MAAELHPRSGKLVGLSNSNRTARRNQPVQEFNHGLVLSKEPLRDRDVFTVRIDKKVNSWSGSIEIGVTTLDPALLDFPSSATGLKGGSWIVSGCSVLRDGRSVLEEYGRDLDQLAEGDRVGIQRSSRGELHLWVNGQDCGAAASGLPPKLWAVVDLYGKCTQVTVVSCEPPLPSAERETVVRVEEEDEEEDAVVCGVREDAGITALMNVAAMNGVMIGDEVPELSCGHSRPDKFPNNLEPDAVLTEHQLFDVFNNAIVSFYQAEDEGGGEEGGGGGTGGSGATGSDSSSSRNDTRSGSRGGAPSNDSGMGAGDAGNTGNTSSAPAGGGGASGAATGGLTTNDALLFHEKCGTLIKLSNNNKTAERRRPLDEFNNGVVMTNRPLRHNEMFEIRIDKLVDKWSGSIEIGVTTHIPNNLDYPATMTNLRSGTIMMSGCGILTNGKGTRREYCEFSLDELQEGDHIGLMRKASGALHFYINGIDQGVAAAQTPGVVYGVVDLYGMAVKVTIVHNHNHSERLRRNNAIMRAMSPDVGRPRPTLTPDSDAPERLLFHANCGQKAAIISDGRTALRPHATDDFNHGVVLSSRPLRSNEVFQVRIDKMVDKWAGSIEIGVTTHNPAYLQLPSTMTNLRSGTWMMTGNGVMHNGTTILDEYGHNLDRLKAGDTVGVVRKEDSSLHFFVNGVAQGPAAWNVPPNVYAVVDLYGQAAQATIMDDMVDLPPLPEDSSEGPTAMSPGSPCSVLGASTATDLRFHHLHGTNAVITNGGRTALRQNCRSEFNDAIVISNRCLRDGELFEIIIQKMVDRWSGSIEAGVTAIRPEELEFPNTMTDIDYDTWMLSGTAIMQDGNTMRNNYGCDLDSLTSGSRIGMMRSAIGDLHYYINGVDQGVACSGLPPEVFAVIDLYGQCVQVSITSSSGPLDNSLCTSNITEKSFPIHSPGVAHRLHGKHGKNVVLLGEGCQAVRAGGYAHGIVFSAKELKVDELFEVRIDEVDEQWCGSLHVGLTTLAPAELPSCPLSGFSPSLPQLRAKVTWLLCGSEVRRNGVLQRQNYGRSLERLTVGNRVGVKRCSDDTMHIFIDGEDMGPAATAVAKKVYAVLDLYGRITAVSIVSSTLMEDVEGVKAPSLSSGSCSEGEDDSTPVREAAGEPCATVPTAMAFLENHGKNIQLSNQKLTAARVSSYNQGLLVTARPLTQQQLFQFQIDRLNPSWTSSLSLGVIGHSPDRLNFPSTACCLKRSAWLLQRDSIFHNSLKICENYGPNLDTCPEGTVLGLLVDANGCLHLYVNGMDQGVAAQDIPAPCYPFIDLYGQCEQVTIVTNNVPTVGGEGGDARCQGDMEKADMVDGIKESVCWTPPPDVSPNKSCEYQALCSRFKDLLTLPDGYFSEDAKYNLCYCESCRKLRGDEAYYKRGEPPRDYALPFGWCCFALRIKPHCEVSNALKKWHIAYHGTSVGALRRALDHSQLLPGTSSIFSVAPVKAEGPDSYSDPEENSAPGREVPRVRLSPTMRYSGLETFAPKVQFRDPRSHRCHQAQVGFQVCVRPGSYKAGPQQTLGHGEPLDPRFSNSEIEWITKEQGGTLLYGLLVRVE
- the neurl4 gene encoding neuralized-like protein 4 isoform X2 codes for the protein MAAELHPRSGKLVGLSNSNRTARRNQPVQEFNHGLVLSKEPLRDRDVFTVRIDKKVNSWSGSIEIGVTTLDPALLDFPSSATGLKGGSWIVSGCSVLRDGRSVLEEYGRDLDQLAEGDRVGIQRSSRGELHLWVNGQDCGAAASGLPPKLWAVVDLYGKCTQVTVVSCEPPLPSAERETVVRVEEEDEEEDAVVCGVREDAGITALMNVAAMNGVMIGDEVPELSCGHSRPDKFPNNLEPDAVLTEHQLFDVFNNAIVSFYQAEDEGGGEEGGGGGTGGSGATGSDSSSSRNDTRSGSRGGAPSNDSGMGAGDAGNTGNTSSAPAGGGGASGAATGGLTTNDALLFHEKCGTLIKLSNNNKTAERRRPLDEFNNGVVMTNRPLRHNEMFEIRIDKLVDKWSGSIEIGVTTHIPNNLDYPATMTNLRSGTIMMSGCGILTNGKGTRREYCEFSLDELQEGDHIGLMRKASGALHFYINGIDQGVAAAQTPGVVYGVVDLYGMAVKVTIVHNHNHSERLRRNNAIMRAMSPDVGRPRPTLTPDSDAPERLLFHANCGQKAAIISDGRTALRPHATDDFNHGVVLSSRPLRSNEVFQVRIDKMVDKWAGSIEIGVTTHNPAYLQLPSTMTNLRSGTWMMTGNGVMHNGTTILDEYGHNLDRLKAGDTVGVVRKEDSSLHFFVNGVAQGPAAWNVPPNVYAVVDLYGQAAQATIMDDMVDLPPLPEDSSEGPTAMSPGSPCSVLGASTATDLRFHHLHGTNAVITNGGRTALRQNCRSEFNDAIVISNRCLRDGELFEIIIQKMVDRWSGSIEAGVTAIRPEELEFPNTMTDIDYDTWMLSGTAIMQDGNTMRNNYGCDLDSLTSGSRIGMMRSAIGDLHYYINGVDQGVACSGLPPEVFAVIDLYGQCVQVSITSSSGPLDNSLCTSNITEKSFPIHSPVAGVAHRLHGKHGKNVVLLGEGCQAVRAGGYAHGIVFSAKELKVDELFEVRIDEVDEQWCGSLHVGLTTLAPAELPSCPLSGFSPSLPQLRAKVTWLLCGSEVRRNGVLQRQNYGRSLERLTVGNRVGVKRCSDDTMHIFIDGEDMGPAATAVAKVYAVLDLYGRITAVSIVSSTLMEDVEGVKAPSLSSGSCSEGEDDSTPVREAAGEPCATVPTAMAFLENHGKNIQLSNQKLTAARVSSYNQGLLVTARPLTQQQLFQFQIDRLNPSWTSSLSLGVIGHSPDRLNFPSTACCLKRSAWLLQRDSIFHNSLKICENYGPNLDTCPEGTVLGLLVDANGCLHLYVNGMDQGVAAQDIPAPCYPFIDLYGQCEQVTIVTNNVPTVGGEGGDARCQGDMEKADMVDGIKESVCWTPPPDVSPNKSCEYQALCSRFKDLLTLPDGYFSEDAKYNLCYCESCRKLRGDEAYYKRGEPPRDYALPFGWCCFALRIKPHCEVSNALKKWHIAYHGTSVGALRRALDHSQLLPGTSSIFSVAPVKAEGPDSYSDPEENSAPGREVPRVRLSPTMRYSGLETFAPKVQFRDPRSHRCHQAQVGFQVCVRPGSYKAGPQQTLGHGEPLDPRFSNSEIEWITKEQGGTLLYGLLVRVE